In Streptomyces ambofaciens ATCC 23877, a single genomic region encodes these proteins:
- a CDS encoding helix-turn-helix domain-containing protein translates to MRTREALIRSAAEVFHHEGFTAASLTLISSRAGVSNGALHFHFASKAVLADAVEHAAAGVLQTITGPGPGPGPGSGHGSGSGRGPGSGAGAGGRRDTSTLQRLVDATHELARRLQQDVVLRAGFELSGEAGRPARTDLRLRWHTWVTAMVDAAERRGELRESVAREGVVAAVVAVTVGLEVLGTRDEAWLSRRTVAQFWRLLLPALAPGPALGALEAHGSFPR, encoded by the coding sequence GTGCGTACGCGCGAGGCGCTCATCAGGTCCGCGGCCGAGGTCTTCCACCACGAGGGCTTCACCGCCGCCTCGCTCACCCTGATCAGTTCCAGGGCGGGCGTGAGCAACGGCGCACTGCACTTCCACTTCGCCAGCAAGGCGGTGCTGGCCGACGCGGTGGAGCACGCGGCCGCCGGCGTCCTGCAGACCATCACCGGCCCCGGTCCCGGCCCCGGCCCCGGCTCTGGTCACGGCTCCGGCTCCGGCCGTGGTCCCGGCTCCGGTGCCGGTGCCGGCGGGCGCCGGGACACCAGCACCCTGCAGCGCCTGGTCGACGCCACCCATGAACTCGCCCGCCGGCTGCAGCAGGACGTCGTCCTGCGGGCGGGTTTCGAGCTGAGCGGGGAGGCGGGCCGCCCGGCGCGCACCGACCTGCGGCTGCGCTGGCACACGTGGGTGACGGCCATGGTCGACGCCGCGGAGCGCCGGGGGGAGCTGCGCGAGAGCGTGGCCCGCGAGGGTGTGGTGGCCGCCGTGGTGGCCGTCACCGTGGGCCTGGAGGTGCTCGGCACGCGGGACGAGGCGTGGCTGTCCAGGCGGACGGTCGCCCAGTTCTGGAGACTGCTCCTGCCCGCCCTCGCCCCCGGCCCCGCCCTCGGGGCGCTGGAGGCCCACGGCTCCTTTCCCCGCTGA
- a CDS encoding beta-ketoacyl-[acyl-carrier-protein] synthase family protein, which translates to MKRVVITGIGVVAPGGVGTKSFWDLLTIGRTATRPITLFDASAYRSRIAAEVDFDPAAHGFASADTERLDRITQFALVAAREAIADSGIGESVERAPLRCAVSLGSAIGCTTALATQYAILSDCGNTWDLDHTEAADFLYDYFVPSSLAAALARDCGAQGPVALVSSGCTSGLDAIGHGADLIREGSADMAVVGGAEAPIAPITMASFDRLRLTSSRNDDPATASRPFDRTRDGFVLGEGAAVLVLEEQEHARRRGAQPYAELSGLAAHSSAHHMTGLRPGAQEMAAAIRAALDQARLNPADIDYISAHGAGTRHNDRHETHAFKAGLGHHAHQVPVSSIKSMIGHALGAAGALDLTAGALAIRHGIVPPTANLHQPDPTCDLDYTPLFAREQRTSTVLSVASGFGGFHTAAVLTRPRLQEAA; encoded by the coding sequence GTGAAACGCGTCGTGATCACCGGCATCGGCGTCGTGGCCCCCGGCGGAGTGGGCACCAAAAGCTTCTGGGACCTGCTGACGATCGGCCGCACCGCCACCCGCCCCATCACCCTCTTCGACGCCTCCGCCTACCGCTCACGCATCGCCGCCGAGGTCGACTTCGACCCCGCCGCCCACGGCTTCGCCTCCGCCGACACCGAACGCCTGGACCGCATCACCCAGTTCGCCCTGGTCGCCGCCCGCGAGGCCATCGCCGACAGCGGCATCGGCGAAAGCGTGGAACGCGCCCCGCTGCGCTGCGCCGTGAGCCTGGGCAGCGCGATCGGCTGCACCACCGCCCTGGCCACCCAGTACGCCATCCTCAGCGACTGCGGAAACACCTGGGACCTCGACCACACCGAGGCCGCCGACTTCCTCTACGACTACTTCGTCCCCAGCTCACTGGCGGCCGCCCTGGCCCGCGACTGCGGCGCACAGGGACCGGTCGCCCTCGTCTCCAGCGGCTGCACCTCCGGCCTGGACGCCATCGGACACGGCGCCGACCTGATCCGCGAGGGCAGCGCCGACATGGCCGTCGTCGGCGGCGCCGAAGCACCCATCGCCCCCATCACCATGGCCAGCTTCGACCGCCTGCGCCTCACCAGCTCACGCAACGACGACCCCGCCACCGCCAGCCGCCCCTTCGACCGCACCCGCGACGGATTCGTCCTCGGCGAAGGCGCGGCCGTCCTGGTCCTGGAAGAACAGGAACACGCCCGCCGCCGCGGCGCCCAGCCCTACGCCGAACTGTCCGGCCTCGCCGCCCACAGCAGCGCCCACCACATGACCGGCCTGCGCCCCGGAGCCCAGGAAATGGCCGCCGCCATCCGCGCCGCACTCGACCAGGCCCGGCTCAACCCGGCGGACATCGACTACATCAGCGCCCACGGCGCCGGCACCCGCCACAACGACCGCCACGAGACCCACGCCTTCAAAGCCGGCCTGGGCCACCACGCCCACCAGGTGCCCGTCAGCTCCATCAAATCGATGATCGGACACGCACTCGGCGCCGCCGGCGCCCTGGACCTGACGGCCGGCGCCCTGGCCATCCGGCACGGCATCGTGCCCCCCACCGCCAACCTCCATCAACCCGACCCCACCTGCGACCTGGACTACACGCCGCTGTTCGCACGGGAACAGCGCACCAGCACCGTCCTGAGCGTCGCCAGCGGATTCGGCGGCTTCCACACCGCGGCCGTCCTCACCCGGCCCCGCCTGCAGGAGGCGGCATGA
- a CDS encoding AfsR/SARP family transcriptional regulator, which translates to MRIVPRGAKQRALLGALIVRAGQVVPSERLVDELWGAHPPANAANALQAHVARLRRLLPPPPAPAPAPGPLAGPASVPLPGRGSGSGCGCAPGSGCGCGPSSRPWLESCPPGYVLRLGPATTDAQRFDRLAARAGVLAASAPGCAADVLRQALALWRGPALHGSGQGPLCSGGAALLEERRLLALESLFDASLRADRGAEITGELQELVAVHPLRERFQEQLMAALELCGRRAEALGAYERARRRLARELGVGPGAVLRGRREAILHGTAPGPGTGTGPGSGSGPGTGPGMEEGGAGAVGAELECLRAHVELLRREQRELSGRIARLTARHGWGP; encoded by the coding sequence GTGCGGATCGTTCCCAGGGGTGCCAAGCAGCGTGCGCTGCTCGGTGCTCTGATCGTGCGGGCCGGCCAGGTGGTGCCCAGCGAGCGCCTGGTGGACGAGTTGTGGGGTGCCCATCCCCCGGCGAACGCCGCCAACGCCCTGCAGGCCCATGTGGCGCGGCTGCGCCGCCTGCTGCCCCCGCCGCCCGCACCCGCGCCCGCACCGGGTCCTTTGGCCGGTCCCGCGTCCGTTCCCCTGCCCGGACGCGGGTCTGGGTCGGGGTGCGGGTGTGCGCCCGGGTCCGGGTGCGGGTGCGGGCCGTCGTCGCGTCCGTGGCTGGAGTCCTGCCCGCCGGGTTATGTGCTGCGGCTGGGGCCCGCGACCACGGACGCGCAGCGTTTCGACCGTCTGGCCGCGCGGGCGGGGGTGCTGGCCGCCTCCGCGCCGGGGTGTGCGGCGGATGTGCTGCGGCAGGCTCTGGCGCTGTGGCGCGGGCCGGCCCTGCACGGCAGCGGTCAGGGGCCGTTGTGTTCGGGCGGGGCGGCGCTGCTGGAGGAGCGGCGGCTGCTCGCCCTGGAGTCGCTGTTCGATGCGAGCCTGCGGGCGGACCGCGGTGCGGAGATCACCGGTGAGCTGCAGGAGCTGGTGGCCGTCCATCCGCTGCGTGAGCGTTTCCAGGAGCAGCTGATGGCGGCGCTGGAGCTCTGCGGGCGCCGCGCGGAGGCGCTGGGCGCCTATGAGCGGGCGCGCCGGCGGCTGGCCCGGGAGCTGGGGGTGGGGCCGGGTGCGGTGCTGCGCGGGCGCAGGGAGGCGATCCTGCACGGCACCGCACCCGGCCCCGGCACCGGCACCGGGCCGGGTTCCGGCAGCGGGCCGGGCACCGGGCCGGGGATGGAGGAGGGGGGTGCGGGGGCCGTGGGCGCGGAGCTGGAGTGTCTGCGCGCTCATGTGGAGCTGCTGCGCCGGGAGCAGCGGGAGCTGTCGGGGCGCATCGCCCGGCTGACGGCACGTCATGGGTGGGGCCCGTGA
- a CDS encoding ketosynthase chain-length factor — protein sequence MSHPAPPARSPHPAPDGPPHTHQALVTGIGITAPNGLGAPAYWDALLSGRSGLGPITRFDASGYPVRIAGEITDFADEEHIPSRLLPSTDRSTRLALAAAQEALDDAGAGPQETAGNQAGVMTASLAGGAEFGQRGLAALWSKGATHVSAYQSFASFHAAAPAQISIRHRLRGHGSAIITEQAGGIDALARARRRIRDGAPLMVTGGVDSTLCPWGWAAHLADGRLSPSGEPHHAYRPFAATADGHTVGEGGALLVLEDARSAARRGATGYGTVAGCASTFDGPRRPRLREAAELALAQAGLTPAHVDVVFADGAGRRSADRTESTALCALFGPYGVPVTVPKTMTGRLGAGGAALDVATALLALNAKTVPPTTGTTRVAGDCPLDLVTAPRRLPHLQVALVLARGRGGFNAATVLRAPHPG from the coding sequence ATGAGCCACCCCGCCCCGCCCGCCCGCAGCCCCCACCCGGCACCGGACGGCCCCCCGCACACACACCAGGCCCTGGTCACCGGCATCGGCATCACCGCCCCCAACGGCCTGGGCGCACCGGCCTACTGGGACGCACTGCTCAGCGGCCGCAGCGGACTGGGCCCCATCACCCGCTTCGACGCCTCCGGCTACCCCGTGCGCATCGCCGGCGAGATCACCGACTTCGCCGACGAGGAACACATCCCCAGCAGACTCCTGCCCTCCACCGACCGCAGCACCCGCCTCGCCCTGGCCGCGGCCCAGGAAGCCCTCGACGACGCGGGCGCCGGCCCCCAGGAGACGGCCGGCAACCAGGCCGGCGTGATGACCGCCAGCCTCGCCGGCGGCGCCGAGTTCGGACAACGCGGCCTGGCCGCCCTGTGGAGCAAGGGCGCCACCCACGTCAGCGCCTACCAGTCCTTCGCCTCCTTCCACGCCGCCGCCCCCGCCCAGATCTCCATCCGCCACCGGCTGCGCGGCCACGGCTCCGCCATCATCACCGAACAGGCCGGCGGCATCGACGCCCTCGCACGCGCCCGGCGCCGCATCCGCGACGGCGCACCCCTCATGGTCACCGGCGGCGTCGACTCCACCCTGTGCCCCTGGGGCTGGGCCGCCCACCTGGCGGACGGCCGGCTCAGCCCCAGCGGCGAACCCCACCACGCCTACCGGCCCTTCGCCGCCACGGCCGACGGCCACACCGTCGGCGAGGGCGGCGCCCTGCTGGTACTGGAGGACGCCCGCTCGGCCGCACGCCGCGGCGCCACCGGCTACGGCACCGTCGCCGGCTGCGCCTCCACCTTCGACGGCCCCCGCCGGCCCCGGCTGCGCGAAGCCGCCGAACTGGCCCTGGCCCAGGCCGGCCTGACCCCCGCCCACGTCGACGTCGTCTTCGCGGACGGCGCCGGCCGGCGCAGCGCCGACCGCACCGAGAGCACCGCACTGTGCGCCCTGTTCGGCCCCTACGGGGTGCCGGTCACCGTCCCCAAGACGATGACCGGACGGCTCGGCGCCGGCGGGGCGGCCCTGGACGTGGCCACCGCCCTGCTGGCCCTGAACGCGAAAACCGTGCCGCCGACCACCGGCACCACACGCGTCGCCGGCGACTGCCCCCTGGACCTGGTCACCGCCCCACGCCGGCTGCCCCACCTCCAAGTGGCCCTGGTCCTCGCCCGCGGACGAGGCGGCTTCAACGCCGCCACGGTCCTGCGCGCACCCCACCCCGGATAA
- a CDS encoding AfsR/SARP family transcriptional regulator produces the protein MKIQVLGALNAEFNGISVVPTAGKPRQILALLALCPGRVVPVPTLMEEIWGTELPQSSMTTLQTYILQLRRLLGTAMGPDVPGSAKDVLATRYGGYLLQIPAEAVDAFQYERLVVEGRQAFEDGEDERAAAVLRAALDLWDGPALVDVRVGPILEIEVMRMEQSRLVTRERRIDAELRLGRHVELIAELTDLVARHPQHEGLHSQAMVALYRSGRQAAALDVYRRLRQRLIEELGVEPSPQLQRLHQAMLAVDPQLDVVAGARRSSTFDLYAA, from the coding sequence GTGAAAATACAAGTCCTGGGTGCGTTGAACGCTGAATTCAACGGAATCTCGGTCGTGCCCACCGCCGGCAAGCCCCGGCAGATCCTGGCGCTGCTCGCCCTGTGCCCCGGCCGGGTCGTGCCGGTCCCCACCCTCATGGAGGAGATCTGGGGCACCGAACTGCCGCAGAGCTCGATGACCACCCTGCAGACCTACATCCTCCAGCTGCGCCGCCTGCTGGGCACGGCCATGGGCCCCGACGTGCCGGGCTCGGCCAAGGACGTGCTCGCCACCCGCTACGGCGGCTACCTGCTGCAGATACCCGCCGAGGCGGTCGACGCCTTCCAGTACGAACGGCTCGTCGTGGAGGGCCGGCAGGCGTTCGAGGACGGCGAGGACGAGCGTGCGGCCGCGGTGCTGCGCGCGGCGCTCGACCTGTGGGACGGGCCCGCCCTGGTCGACGTACGGGTCGGACCGATCCTGGAGATCGAGGTGATGCGCATGGAGCAGAGCCGCCTGGTCACCCGCGAACGCCGGATCGACGCCGAGCTGCGCCTGGGCCGGCACGTGGAACTCATCGCCGAACTCACCGACCTGGTCGCCCGCCACCCGCAGCACGAAGGGCTGCACTCCCAGGCGATGGTGGCCCTGTACCGCTCCGGACGGCAGGCCGCCGCGCTCGACGTCTACCGCAGACTGCGCCAGCGCCTCATCGAGGAACTGGGCGTCGAACCCTCCCCGCAGCTGCAGCGGCTGCACCAGGCGATGCTCGCCGTCGACCCGCAGCTGGACGTCGTCGCCGGAGCCCGGCGCTCCTCGACGTTCGACCTGTACGCGGCATGA
- a CDS encoding aromatase/cyclase — protein MSVPAPAGVLYGLIADATVWPLFFPPCLHVEQLDFDGTRERLRMWALAGDRISSWVSRRHLDIGQRRVRFRQELPARPLESMTGVWSVHPAGDVCRVRLEHAFTVTGDAPADVAWAARVTRDNSRAQLDSLARLAQRWTRLDDLAVTFEDTVRVKAPAELVFDFLYRAADWPEDLAYTRPLAVREDTPGIQTLTLDGRSATGTRAVRIAFPSAGRLVHKHLHTSGPLAAYTGEWSIESHPAGVDVSVRHHILLSDDAAAGGQDAARRLRDELARTGRHVLEHATRHACGAVRVL, from the coding sequence GTGAGCGTTCCCGCCCCGGCCGGAGTGCTGTACGGCCTGATAGCGGACGCCACCGTGTGGCCGCTGTTCTTCCCCCCGTGCCTGCACGTCGAGCAACTGGACTTCGACGGCACCCGCGAGAGGCTGCGCATGTGGGCGCTGGCCGGAGACCGGATCAGCTCGTGGGTCTCGCGCCGGCACCTGGACATCGGCCAGCGGCGCGTCCGGTTCCGCCAGGAACTGCCCGCCCGCCCCCTCGAGTCGATGACCGGCGTGTGGAGCGTGCACCCCGCCGGCGACGTGTGCCGGGTGAGACTGGAACACGCCTTCACCGTCACCGGCGACGCCCCCGCCGACGTCGCCTGGGCCGCCCGCGTCACCCGCGACAACAGCCGCGCCCAGCTCGACAGCCTGGCCCGCCTCGCCCAGCGCTGGACCCGCCTGGACGACCTCGCGGTCACCTTCGAGGACACCGTACGGGTCAAGGCACCCGCCGAACTCGTCTTCGACTTCCTCTACCGGGCCGCGGACTGGCCCGAGGACCTGGCCTACACGCGTCCGCTCGCCGTACGGGAGGACACCCCGGGCATCCAGACCCTCACCCTGGACGGCCGCTCGGCCACCGGCACCCGGGCCGTGCGCATCGCCTTCCCGAGCGCGGGCCGCCTCGTGCACAAGCATCTGCACACCAGCGGACCGCTGGCCGCCTACACCGGGGAGTGGTCCATCGAATCCCACCCCGCGGGAGTCGACGTGAGCGTCCGTCACCACATCCTGCTCAGCGACGACGCCGCCGCCGGCGGCCAGGACGCCGCCCGGCGTCTGCGCGACGAACTCGCCCGCACCGGACGGCACGTGCTGGAACACGCCACGCGCCACGCCTGCGGCGCGGTGCGGGTCCTGTGA
- a CDS encoding AfsR/SARP family transcriptional regulator, whose translation MDVEVLGTLSVREHGVPVVPTAPKPRQVLALLALNADQVVPVSALIDELWGERPPRSARTTLQTYVLQLRELIAQALAHGAGAGERCTAKDVLATVPGGYRLHTRGGHVDYREFDQRAGAGYRAMDAEDYTGAARRLADALGLWNGHALTDIQAGLLIDTEIKRLEEARLCALDQRIEADLRLGRHRELLSELTVLVSQYRMHESLHGQFMLALHRSGRRGEALNVYQRLRSTLVSELGLEPSAALSRLQRSILVARPEAPAGAAPGATGGAGTRLVTR comes from the coding sequence GTGGACGTCGAAGTGCTGGGGACGCTGTCGGTGCGCGAGCACGGGGTACCGGTCGTGCCGACCGCTCCCAAACCGCGTCAGGTCTTGGCCCTGCTCGCCCTCAACGCCGACCAGGTGGTCCCGGTGAGCGCGCTCATCGACGAGCTGTGGGGCGAGCGGCCCCCGCGCAGCGCGCGCACCACGCTGCAGACCTACGTCCTGCAGCTGCGCGAACTGATCGCCCAGGCCCTCGCCCACGGCGCCGGCGCGGGCGAGCGCTGCACCGCCAAGGACGTCCTGGCCACCGTCCCGGGCGGCTACCGCCTGCACACCCGCGGCGGACACGTCGACTACCGGGAGTTCGACCAGCGCGCGGGCGCCGGCTACCGCGCCATGGACGCCGAGGACTACACCGGCGCCGCCCGCCGGCTGGCCGACGCACTGGGCCTGTGGAACGGGCACGCCCTGACCGACATCCAGGCCGGCCTGCTCATCGACACCGAGATCAAACGGCTGGAGGAAGCCCGGCTGTGCGCCCTGGACCAGCGCATCGAGGCGGACCTGCGCCTGGGACGCCACCGCGAGCTGCTGTCCGAACTGACGGTGCTGGTCAGCCAGTACCGGATGCACGAGAGCCTGCACGGACAGTTCATGCTCGCCCTGCACCGCTCCGGCCGCCGCGGTGAAGCCCTCAACGTCTACCAGCGGCTGCGCAGCACCCTCGTCAGCGAACTGGGCCTGGAACCCTCCGCCGCGCTCAGCCGCCTCCAGCGCTCCATCCTCGTCGCCCGCCCCGAAGCACCCGCCGGCGCCGCCCCCGGCGCCACCGGCGGCGCCGGCACCCGCCTCGTCACCCGCTGA
- a CDS encoding acyl-CoA dehydrogenase: MTATAGTAPTPAHPTTPANSTAPAPADGTAPARAHGFAPAHDGGEPARAARLEAALGDPFDPGNPHGHLALVRADDSREAPAATEALLADHALSAEFVPHDLGGRLTDLEQLARVLRPLFRRDLALGYGFGVTSLFAASSVWTAGDASQRAALARVLLDGGRVAIVHREVAHANAILRREVGAQPAPGGGFVLNGSKDAVMNADRTDTFVVYARTSPQDGSASHSVLLLPGPPDRGEVHRLARVEMPGMRGARFHGLRLNDVHLPPSALVGSPGQGVTLALRSFQISHCLIPGTVLAGVDGVLRLAVRAATENRPGRQPARRWHKALSGVFADLLACDAMAVTGLRALSLMPQDAYLLAAAVKYTMPDLLREDLEELAAVLGARGYDRGPLYGGFQKLARDLPVAGLGHSGTAVCQAVLVPQLPALARQAWFRSQEPPAHLYTPGAPLPPLEHRSLTHSGTDDLLAATLIAAAERLTAQPAATPLHAALARLAQTLVGELRELRTRCAALPATSSTAVDPLACALADRYALVLSAAACLGVWEGQASADTFLADPAWAVLVLSRIARRLGAPVGEVPAEAQQTVLAEVLQRCRHARSLDLYATPLAG, translated from the coding sequence GTGACCGCCACGGCCGGCACGGCCCCTACCCCCGCCCACCCCACCACCCCCGCGAACAGCACCGCCCCCGCCCCGGCGGACGGCACCGCCCCCGCCCGGGCGCACGGTTTCGCCCCGGCGCACGACGGCGGCGAACCCGCCCGCGCCGCCCGGCTGGAGGCCGCGCTCGGTGACCCCTTCGACCCCGGCAACCCGCACGGGCACCTGGCACTGGTACGGGCCGACGACAGCCGCGAGGCACCCGCGGCCACCGAGGCACTGCTCGCCGACCACGCCCTGAGCGCCGAATTCGTCCCCCACGACCTCGGCGGACGCCTGACGGACCTCGAACAGCTCGCCCGCGTCCTGCGCCCCCTCTTCCGCCGCGACCTCGCCCTGGGCTACGGCTTCGGCGTCACCTCGCTGTTCGCCGCCTCCTCGGTGTGGACCGCGGGCGACGCCTCCCAGCGCGCCGCCCTCGCCCGCGTCCTGCTCGACGGCGGCCGGGTCGCCATCGTGCACCGCGAGGTCGCCCACGCCAACGCCATCCTGCGCCGCGAGGTCGGCGCCCAGCCCGCCCCGGGCGGCGGGTTCGTGCTGAACGGGAGCAAGGACGCGGTCATGAACGCCGACCGCACCGACACGTTCGTCGTCTACGCCCGCACCTCGCCCCAGGACGGCTCCGCCAGCCACTCGGTGCTCCTGCTGCCCGGACCGCCCGACCGGGGCGAAGTCCACCGCCTGGCACGGGTGGAGATGCCCGGCATGCGCGGCGCACGCTTCCACGGCCTGCGCCTGAACGACGTGCACCTGCCCCCCAGCGCCCTGGTCGGCTCCCCGGGCCAGGGCGTGACCCTGGCCCTGCGCAGCTTCCAGATCAGCCACTGCCTCATCCCCGGCACGGTCCTGGCGGGCGTGGACGGCGTCCTGCGGCTGGCCGTGCGCGCCGCCACCGAGAACCGGCCCGGCCGGCAGCCCGCCCGGCGCTGGCACAAAGCACTCAGCGGCGTCTTCGCCGACCTGCTGGCCTGCGACGCCATGGCCGTCACCGGACTGCGCGCCCTCAGCCTCATGCCGCAGGACGCCTACCTGCTCGCCGCCGCCGTCAAATACACCATGCCCGACCTGCTGCGCGAGGACCTGGAAGAACTGGCCGCCGTCCTGGGCGCCAGGGGATACGACCGCGGCCCGCTCTACGGAGGCTTCCAGAAACTGGCCCGGGACCTGCCCGTGGCCGGCCTCGGCCACTCCGGAACGGCCGTCTGCCAGGCGGTGCTGGTACCCCAGCTGCCGGCGCTCGCCCGCCAGGCCTGGTTCCGCTCCCAGGAACCGCCCGCACACCTGTACACCCCGGGCGCCCCGCTGCCGCCGCTGGAACACCGAAGCCTCACCCACTCCGGGACCGACGACCTGCTCGCCGCGACCCTGATCGCAGCCGCCGAACGCCTCACCGCACAGCCGGCCGCCACCCCGCTGCACGCCGCCCTGGCCCGCCTGGCCCAGACCCTGGTGGGGGAACTGCGCGAGCTGCGCACCCGCTGCGCGGCCCTGCCCGCCACCTCCAGCACCGCGGTCGACCCGCTGGCCTGCGCCCTCGCCGACCGCTACGCCCTGGTGCTGTCCGCCGCCGCCTGCCTGGGCGTCTGGGAGGGCCAGGCGTCAGCCGACACCTTCCTGGCCGACCCCGCCTGGGCGGTACTCGTCCTCAGCCGCATCGCCCGCAGACTCGGCGCCCCGGTGGGGGAGGTGCCCGCCGAAGCACAGCAGACGGTCCTCGCCGAAGTACTGCAACGCTGCCGCCACGCACGCAGCCTCGACCTGTACGCCACCCCCCTGGCCGGCTGA
- a CDS encoding thioesterase II family protein — translation MASRTKARAARPARVTLNCLAHAGAGVASYRDWASAVGDGVDVHALPLPGREARRREPRLTTRADLLADLLPGLLTTARRGPYALYGHSMGALVGYTLTRALADAGAPPLFLAVGACPPPHTTTALVDGADLPDEDLLPLLDTIGSLPPGASASPGGLWRRTFLPVLRDDLRLAKSLRNAALDPVTGGPVDVPVLVFAGSDDPLAAPAALRHWQQWTTDLIELHTVSGGHFFASSAGLAQHVGRACRDHVNAQPAGGRR, via the coding sequence ATGGCTTCCCGTACCAAGGCCCGCGCGGCGCGACCCGCCCGGGTCACACTCAACTGCCTGGCCCACGCCGGCGCGGGCGTGGCCAGCTACCGCGACTGGGCCAGCGCGGTCGGTGACGGCGTCGACGTGCACGCCCTGCCCCTGCCCGGCCGCGAAGCACGCCGCCGCGAACCACGCCTGACCACCCGGGCCGACCTCCTCGCCGACCTGCTGCCGGGCCTGCTCACCACCGCCCGCCGCGGCCCCTACGCCCTGTACGGCCACAGCATGGGCGCCCTCGTCGGCTACACCCTCACCCGGGCCCTGGCCGACGCCGGCGCACCGCCGCTGTTCCTGGCGGTGGGCGCCTGCCCGCCCCCGCACACCACCACCGCCCTGGTGGACGGCGCGGACCTGCCCGACGAGGACCTGCTGCCCCTGCTCGACACCATCGGCTCACTGCCGCCGGGCGCCTCCGCGTCCCCCGGCGGACTGTGGCGGCGCACCTTCCTGCCCGTACTGCGCGACGACCTGCGCCTGGCCAAGTCCCTGCGCAACGCCGCCCTGGACCCGGTCACCGGCGGCCCCGTCGACGTCCCCGTCCTGGTCTTCGCCGGCAGCGACGACCCGCTCGCCGCCCCCGCCGCGCTGCGGCACTGGCAGCAGTGGACCACCGACCTGATCGAACTGCACACCGTGTCCGGCGGCCACTTCTTCGCCAGCTCCGCCGGCCTGGCCCAACACGTCGGCCGCGCCTGCCGCGACCACGTGAACGCCCAGCCCGCGGGAGGCCGACGGTGA
- a CDS encoding DUF6059 family protein, producing MGFSRPRRFIRGLWEGLVTYGRLCIGGETAPYEEVRPQELWREPPPGHPERVRKDVPLTELERRLARELDGGAHDDRDAA from the coding sequence ATGGGGTTCTCGCGTCCGCGCCGGTTCATCCGCGGCCTGTGGGAGGGCCTGGTCACCTACGGAAGGCTGTGTATCGGGGGTGAGACGGCGCCGTACGAGGAGGTACGGCCGCAAGAGCTGTGGCGTGAGCCGCCCCCGGGGCATCCGGAGCGGGTGCGCAAGGACGTGCCCCTGACCGAGCTGGAGCGCCGCCTCGCCCGTGAACTGGACGGCGGCGCCCACGACGACCGCGACGCCGCGTAG